The sequence ATTGATATATCATATCCGTTATTTTCCTTGTAAAAAATGTTTTATTTTGACTGAAATATCACAAGGGTGGTATCATTGTCGTTTCAAATAGCAATTGGTATGAAGTATAGTATTGCAGAGTTGCAAGAACGTAACAAAAATACTATGTCCCTCTTTTTTCCTAATGAAAATAAGATGCTGTGGTGAACCCAATGGAACCACAAAGCAAGAGAAAGGTAAAGAGTTTtgcatttttgttgttgatttTCATTCCCGAAACGTTCAATTATGAAAGTAAAAAGTTGTGAAGCTCCATTACTCGCATGGAAGTGGTGGAcgagatttatttatttttgtgggAGCGACGACATTTCCTGCAGAATCATAGATTATGACTCCAGAGAATTCTGGGAGCTGGCATTTTCCTCCCATGAGTATGTTCTTCTTCCATACAGAAACATCTTCACCACTGCAAGTACTTGGGTCCAGTTCTCCAAAATGACTACTTGGAATATCTTCAGGGTTGAGTTGAATGACTGGTTCTTGATATCCATATCCATAGCAAGCTCTCCATTTACGAGTCCATCTTCTGGAATGATTGGCACACATAAAGAGAGCAAATGCACTTAAGAGTAGAGTTCCAAAGCCCAAACTTAAGTGAGAAATGTCAACTTGATCGGTGGTTAGGAGGATTTGCCTAGCCATTGGGGATTTAGAAATATTTGCTGGTTGCGATAGAACTCGGAGGTGGATTTGTGTACTTATAGGAGTTTCGTGAGTTGGTTTTGATTTGAGTTTTGGCTTTTGTGTAGTGGGTTCGGTAAGTTTTAGTTAGAGACAGAAATTGAAAATGTGTGTTGTATATATGGTTCCAAGAGATTAACTTCTCTACATCGAACTTCCTGATCCACTTGAAACTTAATGTCATACCAACCCCTAAAGTCTTCTCTTTTGGTGAACTTGAACCTTCTATGATGGATAGGATATGGatgctgatttttttttttgtttttataagCAATCATAAAATGCGTAGAGATCTTAAATTAATGTTTAGTTTTTTCTATATCAAGGTCAAGTAAATTGGGGTGAACCTATGCTACACATCGAGAGAAAAACACTTGTTGCGTTTGTCGTACTAGACTTTTTGACGAATATGTCGTTTTAAAATAAACATGTTGAACTTATCGATATTTTTCTGCTTTCAAGTTTAGATAATCGACACACTCAACATTTCCGCCTTCAGTGTTTCTGCTAGCCTAAAATACCCTAGTCAAAGCAGTTCAATGAATTAGTTACAAATGATTCTTGTTCGTCCTTATCGACTCTCGATCAAATTGTGACTTTGGTATAACTTCATACAAAGAAATCACTCCCAATACCAATCTGGCCGTCTAATTTTGATTCGAGCGAATTTAACGCGATATTCATAACCTATAGGCTATATCTATATTCTTCCCCTCTTTCCactccctctccctctctcttTATCTCTCTCTCAATCAAAATGCATGTGCGCTCATCAAGTTCGGTCTGTAAATTGCTTTCCAGAATCCCTTTACGAAGTTATGCGAAACCCAAATCTCCGTTTCCTTCAATTCCTTTGAAAACTCTCTTATATGGATTCGATAAAGCCCATCAATTTTGTCACCGGAGGAGCATAATTTCACCGACCCACATGAAGAATTTCCAACATGTTAAGCAATACAGTGTGGATAGCGGGAAAGAAGTGGATGATATAAATCTCAAGTTTGCGGAGGCTAGGGAGGAGATAGAATCGGCCATGGAGTCCAAAGAGACGGTTTATTTCAACGAGGAAGCTGAATGCGCTCGTAGAGCCGTGGGTGAAGTCGTCGATATGTATGAAGGGCTGTTGAGAAAGCTACCGGACAAGGACAAGGCTGCGATTCAGAGGGCCATGGGGCTCAAGATTCAGCAGCTCAAGGCAGAGCTTCAACAGTTGGATGACTGACTAGTGAGTTTTTTGGTGGACTGCTTCCTACTTTCGTGTTATTTTGGCCTTGAATTTGACAATTTTACTCGATTTGGATTGTGAATTTTCTCGTTTATATCAGGAGGACATTCTTGAAATGATCATGGCAGTAACTGCAAATTGTACTTGTTTTTCGCCAAACTtggtattatatatatagtctAAGCACCTTATCAATATGAAACACACATTACTGAATGCTGCAGAAACAATAGACTGCAATCCCTTGCATATCTATGATACAATATTTACATATGCTCCCCCACTAGAGTCTATTTCACATTGAAAATTCCATGCTTTCTCGACCAATACTGCTCAAACCTTTGCCTGGCATACTCCATGTAATCAAACTCGATGTGATTCACATATCCCTACACATCAGGAAACAATCCCAAGTTTGTGAAAGGATGCTATTCctatctttttgaaaaaagctGTAATATTTGATCGACCTTTGTGATAATGAATCTAATCtttctttttcaaaaaaaaaaaaagggaaacaATCCCAAGTTTGTATTTCACAATCACCGGCATTTTATATAACGAAAAAAAACCGAGTCTTCTTTCTATTTTCCAAAAAGGACTTACTGAGATAATCCCCCACAGTCCCCAGAAAATGTGGTTTGCAAGAGTGTACTTCTCCACGTTATCAACAAGATGTTCTATTTCAGTGTTGCTAGCCTCATGGTCTAGACGCAGGCAACAAATGGAAATGTCAATGCAAAGCATATTTTTCACTAGGAAACATGAAATAGTTGAGTATATATAAACAACCTGCATCACTGAGGTATTGACGTATGAATCTTTGGCGCTCTTCTAAACCTGTAGAAACAACATTCAACATGGGTGTGAGCAAAATTGTTATCAACTATAAAGATTAATCCAATTTTGCACCGGAACAAACCAGGATATTTGCTATACTCCAAGACATGAGGTGTTTCAGTATGATAATTTGCGGCCATTTCACAGAAGTGATTTGCAATATCATAGGCCACAGGATTATAACTCGCATATTCATAATCCTATATTCCCAAGGACAAAAGAGGTTAATACAAGTTGAATATATATCCTCGCTCattgtaactgatagaagatATGTGAAACTTACGATTatagtgatggatcgtgtcttGTCATCTATCATTACGTTACCATACTGCAGATCGTTGTGGCAAAAACCAATCTTTTGGGGGGACATTGATTTTTCCAGAAAGGCGATTTCCTTGTCCAAGTTATCCAAGTGAAACTCCCTCGCATGTTCGGGAGAGCACAAGTTCTTGGCCTCTTGAAGCCATTTTCTgcaagaaataatttttgattttggGCGAAAAAAGAGCCATTTAACTACTTTTAGTGGGATTTGTACCTCATTCTATCCCACAGCATAACTTTCTTGGAACCGGGCATATCAAGATTGTGAAATTCTTTTAGTTTCAGTGCTATGAGGGCAGAAACGATAGGATCACGAAGATCGGTAGCTGATAGAGTCTGTGACAGAAAACCAAATgagtgaaaatatatatatatagtttgcGACAACAAAACAAAACGTACACATACCCTAGCATGGATGAATTCCTCAACCCTCCCTTGCAAGAACTGACCAAGAAGCTTGGGCCCGTAACCACGCATAGATAAACATTCGAAAGTCCGAATCTCATCCTCCCGATCAAAGAAAAGATCGACCCCTTGCCCATAAATCCGAACTAAAACTGTTGTCGAGGAGGAATTTGTTGGCCAACTGATAGCGTAAACCTCATTAGTCATGGCACCACTAAGGTGGTTTATCTCCAAGTTAGTTTCATCTATGGCATCTCCCCATTCTGAAGCAAGACACAACAGGAGATTCCTCAATTCTTTTGGCAAAATACCTTCCATAAATCCATTAGTCTTCACCGCCATCGTGTCTAATCTTCAAAACacacaaaataatatatcaagaTTTGATTCTTGAAAGAGAGCCCAACCATCCTAAAACTCAATCCAAAAAACAACCTTATCATTTCTTTGATATATGAATCGTTACAAACTAGTCTAATCAAACCATAAAACTCACcataaaattaaacaaaatgaGGAATGAGCTGAGGGGAAGGAAGAATCTAAAcgaatcatatgatcatatcatatatatatatatatatatataaaaaacaaaagtCAAATCTGTCGGAATAGTATCTGAAGATACGTCCGGTAAGAAACGCGGACATAGGCCAATAGAAACTTGACGCGTGGCTTCCACGACGTGTCGGTGGTGAATCTTCCCACAATTACTTTTATGCCACCCATTTGTTTTATTATCTATTTATTCAAACTTTacgataatatttatttttcccaAAATCAAATACGATCGGACCCCTTCAACTTGACAGCTACCAAGAAAACTGGGTCaccttaaaattattttttgaaagtAAATGAATGCGAAGTTTAAAATTTCGTATGTCCaaactaatattttttgctacaaaaatattttttttattagtgatgctataaagaaatattttttaatatatgttgaCCATGAAATAGATGTTATACTACAAAAAACTATAAAATTCAAACTTTGACTAGGTcaaagaaaaaatataaaattcaatagTTGACTATATCAATCAAAGGAAAAATATCTAGCTTTACTCAGCTAAAATCTCTTCTTATTAGTCGTCGTCCAATAGAGgtacaaataatttaatctacTATTGAAGTACACTTACATTCACACCACTCATCTTCCAACCCAATAATTCTGCTAAAAGTGCATGAGAATCTAGAGGCATTTTAATTTGCATGCAAAAATATCTTATTAAGTAATGcttaaatttccaaaaattctatttcttttattttttgagaTGTTTTCATTTCTAATAGTAGATAAAGGTTTTACATATGCTTGAATCTTAAGTTTATTTCAATAATGGATTGTGAATTTAATTTGTAATATTTACTTTGATTGTATACAAATTTCTTTCATAAATTTTCGCACCTAATGACACGTGTTAATTTACGTGAGTAAAAATCTTGCTTTATTATACTAGCAACCGTTACACGTGATTTCACGTGTTcgacaatttatttatttgggaAAAAacgtaaaaaattataatagaaAAAAACATgtgagtttttaaaaaataaagagaatttataaaaatgtatttggataatttaataaaaacggataacgaaattttaaaattaagatAATGATCATGTTAGAAAAAAACTGAGGATACATTAGTAATTTGAgatataaattaaagaaaatATGTGTTAAATTTAGgggtaaaatgaaaaaaaaagtttGGTGTGATTTGACACACCAAAAAGGGTTAGTATTAGGgttgtaaacgagccgagctactTGTGAGCAACTCGCGAATAGCTCGGTCAAAcctcgactcgagctcgatttgaCCGATCTCGAGTAGCTCGATCAtacaatcgagctcgagtcgagctttgaAACTATTTGATCATACTCGATAagccacatatatatatatatatatatatattaaaaaataatataaatatatatataatatatataatataatattaaatttatatattaatttatttatatatttatttattttataatatataatataatatatatttatttattaatatatttttaatttatatatatatatatatatatataatataaaagctCAAGctcaagctcgagctcgagtactcgaactacaatcgaactcgagctcgagctcatatttaactactcgatcgagctcgagtAATAATACCCCTAGTTAGCATAAGACCCTTATATATTGTAATATAGTATAGATTTCAGTACGACCAATTCATATTAgaaaatatttgtattttttttagaaattattATGTTTctctatcatcatcatcattattatttaattagtaTCACAATCATAAGAGTTGTTTTGTTCCATTAATTATTGCCCAAATATTGTTGATTATAGTGAAAATTATGATGGGTATTTTTGGAATTTAGAGGAAAAAGAGGACGGTGAAGGAAGTAaaaatggatatatatatatagcaactAATCCTTGATTGAGATCAACAAACTAAAacatacaataataataataataataataatcataataataataataataataattgtagtGACATGGAATCACtaactaactggcaactaataacatgcattaaacttaatacagaaaaatacttaacagagtaaaacgtgcggaaacataaccatcaattacatatcagcttagtaaaatatatccaggcttattactgtagtgatacaaccatatcgaaaacttaaaagtaaacattatacagctatatcgaatcccgctgtataataaactcctcaaggctcatgctccctagtcctgccttgaactacaagctccgtccatcctgcgacctgccccgtggaatagggtgtccaagataacactaggacgtgagcgctaacgcccagtatataaatatgagtaaacatatgtatatagtgcatgcaacatgatgactggtaaagggtcatctgaaaagtcatgctcagtatcggcgccacatgagtgctgccaccgcacgaatcaacctctgggtgcaaccacactcgtcaagtacaccagagtagtcagacataaatgtctCCGCCGTCGcgatactctcagtgacagactatcgagtatagagctgagcggctctataatcaggtatatcaaggtataggctcaacgtgtatatacacatgacatatgaatatagaaagcggtaaatcatatatcatgccatataataatgccaaataaatgcaacatataaatatgtatactcgctggcaatctcagtcaatgtgtacgtacctctaagctagttcaagtatagtaggatcctaggttccaagccaatattcaaaagttcatcgtatcactacacaagttttataagccttaactaagctaataagtacacccaaaacttaaatagattttcggaccataccttcgtccgtcgatagccctttgaagtcgctagtcccggatgactataaccactccttggttattccagaacctctattataaccgataggaccctcaagtgtataactcacactatataactgaagaagaaaactcgggaatttgtattcaaattatgactccgaagagccctatttatagccaaaaatccgtcggagttcggagcctccgaactgggttcggaccctccgaaactgcatgtacgacacttgtcaaaaatcgcggattagtcatctagcattgctgtctgggggagttcggagcctccgaactgactgagttcggagcctcctaagtgctgggttcggatcctccgaacccaggtTCAGATGGTCCGAACATTGtatttgagttcggatggtccgaactcatttcggtgcctccgaacCGTCCGAGACCCCCAcgacccttcctaccattttcggacgttccggagctgatttttcacttatttttaccaaataaggactccttaatcatgttttgccacagttaaaattatatgccatatcatagcatggaaagtggaacttggctatCACCCTTATATGCAGCGATCCCTCTGAtaattctgaagtccaattatgccctggaattggttaattactaacccttaatcatgtttaacatatcattatcttaaaatggaatctgggttactacattctccccacctttagatatttcgtccgcgaaataaaatctaaagacaaatcaagataataatatgaaacatcaaaccatgttttattacaataactgtaattacatctttacatggtaataaaaaatacacagcaaacaactcaggatattctgctcgcatatgactctcggtttcccaagttgcttcttcaacgcctcggcgctgccactgtaccatcacaagtggtatagtcttgttccgaagatctttctccttcctgtctaggatacggagtggtcgttcaacatacgacagatctggctttagctgaacatcagtagattgaattacatgtgattcatcagctatgtactgtcgaagtaacgacacatgaaaaatattatgtatactggaaagagatggcggtaatgCCAAATGATAAacaacatctccaatcttctccagtatctggaaaggcccaatgaaacaaggttacaacttgcctttcacaccgaatctcatcaccttcctgaaaggtgatactcgtaggaacacatattcaccaggctcaaactgcaatggcctgcgatgaatattaacataactggcttgtctatcttgagcagctttgatcctccgcttgatcaaatctaccttatctacaatctgctgcaccaactcaggaccctcgacttgtcgttctccgacttcattccagaataacgaagtacgacaccgtcgactatacaatgcctcgaaaggtgtcatatcaatactacgatgataactgttattgtaggcaaattcgagtaaaggtaactgatcctgccaagacaaaccaaaatccatgacagaagaacgtagcatatcctccagcgtacgaattgtccgctctgactgcccatcagtctccggatgatatgcagtgctcaaactcagagtggtacccaaagcctgctgaaaactaccccaaaaacgtgaggtaaatcgcgggtctctatcactaactatactcactggaatcccatgtaatcgcactatatcctggacatataagcgtgacatgcgatcataagaatactcccgattgtaaggaataaagtgtgctgattttgtcaaatggtcaacaacgacccagatagcatcacactgacgtgaagtcataggcaagtgggtgacaaaatccatagtcacgtgctcccacttctattcgggaatctcaagattctgcagtaattcacctggtcgtcggtgttcagctttgacctgttgacaaaccaaacatcttgaaacaaactgatatacactccgcttcatccctttccaccagaatctggttcgcaagtctttatacattttcatgcttacAGGATGAACagacaatcgactcctgtgagcttgagatagaatatcattcctgagatccgtaacatcaggtacaaccactcgattcgataagcaaaataaaccatcttcctgaaaatggaatccagatgtattacccccattggctagacgtgccaaacgctgagtcttaacatcagatatctgagcatctctgatccgagaatacaatgctggctcagataatatagtatacaaacaaattccatttcttcttttcttgtgcttgagtgtaaaactcaatgaacaacactcttgaaccaaatgagatatttcactagtctgaagtgcagaaagtctcacctgccgactcaaggcatcagcagtaagattagcagaacctggatgatatttgatttcacaatcataatccttcaaaagatccatccagcgtctctgtcgcatattcaactccgcctgagtgaataaatacttcaaactcttgtgatccgtgaatatctcaaatttctcgccataaagataatgcctccaaatcttgagtgcaaatacaatggcggctaactcgagatcatgtactggataattattctcatgcgtctttaactgtcgagaagcataggcaataacatgtccatgctgtgtaagAACACACcttaacccctgaccagaggcatcaatatagacaacataacctcctgatccagaaggtagagctaacacaagtgcagtagtaagacgtctatgcagctcgtgaaatgactcctcacaatccgaggaccatatgaaggcaacatctttccgtgtaagctgtgtcaaaggcctgaccaactgtgcaaaattctcgatgaaccgacggtaataacccgctagacccaagaaactacaaatctcagcaaccgtcgtcggaagagaccagttcagcactgcctctatcttacttggatcaataGATATTCCTTCATtggaaatcacatgaccaagaaacactacccgatcaagccagaattcacacttgctcaatttcgcatacagctgcttatctcgtaacgtctgtaaaacaattctcagatgttgtgcatgctcatccttgtcatgagaatagacaagaatatcattaATAaaaacgatgacaaatctatccagatattctcgaaatacctgattcatcagattcataaagactgccggtgcattcgtcaaaccgaattgcatcaccagaaattcataatggtcgtatctggtcctgaaagcagtcgtagaaatatctgagtctcgtacccgcatctggtggtatccagatctcagatctatcttagagtaaacagaagtaccctgtaattgatcaaacaaatcatcaattcgtggcaaatgATACTTATACTTGATGGTGACATtattcaactgcctgtagtcaatacataatcgcatcgatccatccttcttcttgacaaataaaataggTGCTCGCCAcgaagaaacactcggacgaatatatcccttatcaagcagatcctgcaactgctgtttcaattccctcatctctgacggtgctagATGATAAGGTTCTCGGTATATAGGCgtcgttcctggtactagatcaataccaaattcaacctctcgaaccggagaaaaaccaggaatctcatcagggaatacatcagaaaactcgctgacaaccggtagctgatcgatacccggactactcgtgaacatatcaactgcataaataaggtagccctccccacctaactccaagacatgacatgccctcagagccgatacaagtggcatcggaggtcgcgcaccctcacaataaaagtaccagctatcaccctcattcggatgaaactgtaccagacgttgataacaatccacagtagcgtgatacaaagtcagcatatctatttccaaaatacaatcaaaatctgtcatcgctaatatcatcagattagccgataacacatgaccctcaaactctagaaggcaacccatcactaaacgcttagttactatctcctgctccagcggagtagatacaactaaatccatatctaattatacataaggtaatctatgtctcttaacaaagcgactagaaataaaggaatgcaatgctccagtatcaattaaaacaagtgcaagaataccacataacaaaaaggtacctgccaacatgcgatcgttttcctcagtagcctgctcctgagacagagcaaacatctgcccttgagtctgtggacggtaaccagaagaactctgtggtgctaactgctgacgtggaaaagtagaagcctgagatccaacctatgatcccgatccactagaagaacccatacgctgaggacaatctctccgcagatgtccctgctcaccacaaatataacaagcaccagtagctttcctacatgaagctgcaggatgcttcccaccacagtgactgcaaaactcctcctccttcttcttcttcttcccaaagcggaatgtacctcgtgagccacgagaaccagatgaagtagtaggagtagaagaagacataggtccagattgcacaacagattgagccctaggcccaatagatccactaggctgtcctggcatcatcaacagtgcccgcctattgctgttctccacttgacggcaacgattcaccaaagtctcataagatgtcggattatcacatacgacaacttgtgagtagatatcttgattcaggccttgcagaaagatatcatacttggacgcatcactgtcattgatatgaggactaaaaggtagcagatcaagaaatcgttgctgataatgatcaatagtcattgatccttgcctcagagtcagcaactccatagatcgtgcctgtCGAACTGCTGGagaaaaatacagtttctgaaactgctgacagaaatccctcCAAGTCACCTGTCatctctcagtacgtgcttgagtagctttggcatcccaccataagcgtgctcgatcctctagaacgaattctagaactttcagtttctgctcctcagtgcaatcgaaagctcgaaaagcactctcgagtttagacatccaacttctttcttgttcaggattctcgcctcccaccaaaggtttcgatcctacttgcatgaacttattaatagtgtagcgacgtctaccctcatgaggacgatactGATCATCACgatggcgatgatgacgatgatgaccacctccctggccaacactaccgtgactctcgtcagccatatcctgaaaagaattgcatattaaaatcccaaatgtgcaagaattactcaagactaaactaaatcccaagtactaatttccaaaatctatgcatgctctgataccaaaaatgtagtgacccaacatggaatcacctactaactggcaactaatagcatgcattaaacttaatacagcaaaatacttaacaaagtaaaacgtgcggaaacataaccatcaattacatatcagcttagtaagatatatccaggcttattactgtagtgatacaaccatatcgaaaacttaaaagtaaacattatacagttatatcgaatcctgctgtataataaactcctcaaggctcctgctccctagtcctgccttgaattacaagctccgtccat comes from Henckelia pumila isolate YLH828 chromosome 4, ASM3356847v2, whole genome shotgun sequence and encodes:
- the LOC140863034 gene encoding probable choline kinase 3 isoform X2; this translates as MAVKTNGFMEGILPKELRNLLLCLASEWGDAIDETNLEINHLSGAMTNEVYAISWPTNSSSTTVLVRIYGQGVDLFFDREDEIRTFECLSMRGYGPKLLGQFLQGRVEEFIHARTLSATDLRDPIVSALIALKLKEFHNLDMPGSKKVMLWDRMRKWLQEAKNLCSPEHAREFHLDNLDKEIAFLEKSMSPQKIGFCHNDLQYGNVMIDDKTRSITIIDYEYASYNPVAYDIANHFCEMAANYHTETPHVLEYSKYPGLEERQRFIRQYLSDADHEASNTEIEHLVDNVEKYTLANHIFWGLWGIISGYVNHIEFDYMEYARQRFEQYWSRKHGIFNVK
- the LOC140863034 gene encoding probable choline kinase 2 isoform X1 — translated: MAVKTNGFMEGILPKELRNLLLCLASEWGDAIDETNLEINHLSGAMTNEVYAISWPTNSSSTTVLVRIYGQGVDLFFDREDEIRTFECLSMRGYGPKLLGQFLQGRVEEFIHARTLSATDLRDPIVSALIALKLKEFHNLDMPGSKKVMLWDRMRKWLQEAKNLCSPEHAREFHLDNLDKEIAFLEKSMSPQKIGFCHNDLQYGNVMIDDKTRSITIIDYEYASYNPVAYDIANHFCEMAANYHTETPHVLEYSKYPGLEERQRFIRQYLSDADHEASNTEIEHLVDNVEKYTLANHIFWGLWGIISVSPFWKIERRLGFFSLYKMPVIVKYKLGIVSLFFFLKKKD